One stretch of Candidatus Poribacteria bacterium DNA includes these proteins:
- a CDS encoding PD40 domain-containing protein, whose protein sequence is MEEGLEEGEVLEYLHYGSQGEEIKQLTNNPWHDGYPDWSPDGREIAFCSGWDLAIMNWDGSNCRRLNTGTSLPQDPDWSPDGKKLAFAAEVGGLPDIFVLDLERGDLRNLTNLKARDASPSWSPDGRWIAFASDRDPRFWDVGGGMAPDIYVMDAQGGNIKNLTRTAGVCESEPAWSPDGTQIAYAVQDTAKSLIVDLYVMDIDNRKRRRLTDFKGKYPGDFYQVFSLSWADREHIIFSVCHYDGEDIYLINREGGELRLIYHKRGMRASHPDLFGNVLGVNSLRLKKTLWGVIKRRMR, encoded by the coding sequence TTGGAAGAGGGATTGGAAGAGGGGGAAGTTCTGGAATATCTACACTATGGATCTCAGGGGGAAGAGATCAAACAATTGACCAACAACCCATGGCATGATGGCTACCCGGATTGGTCACCCGATGGGAGGGAAATAGCTTTCTGCTCAGGTTGGGATCTCGCCATCATGAACTGGGACGGGAGCAACTGCCGAAGGTTAAACACGGGAACCTCTCTCCCCCAAGATCCAGATTGGTCTCCTGATGGGAAGAAGTTAGCCTTCGCGGCGGAGGTGGGAGGATTGCCCGACATCTTCGTGTTGGATTTGGAGAGGGGAGATTTGCGAAATCTCACAAACCTGAAAGCTAGAGATGCCTCCCCATCCTGGTCACCGGATGGCAGATGGATAGCATTTGCATCGGACAGAGATCCGCGGTTCTGGGACGTAGGAGGAGGTATGGCACCTGACATCTATGTTATGGATGCACAGGGAGGTAACATCAAAAACCTCACCAGGACGGCAGGGGTATGTGAGAGTGAACCGGCTTGGTCTCCCGACGGAACGCAGATCGCTTACGCCGTTCAAGATACGGCAAAGTCCTTAATAGTGGATCTGTATGTTATGGATATAGATAATCGTAAAAGGCGGCGATTAACCGATTTTAAGGGTAAGTATCCGGGTGATTTCTATCAGGTTTTCTCCCTCTCCTGGGCTGACAGGGAGCATATCATCTTTTCCGTATGTCACTATGACGGAGAAGATATTTATTTGATAAATAGAGAGGGGGGAGAGCTTCGCCTGATTTACCATAAGAGGGGAATGAGGGCTTCTCATCCGGATCTTTTCGGTAACGTCTTGGGCGTGAATTCTTTGAGGTTAAAGAAAACCCTTTGGGGGGTTATAAAGAGGAGGATGAGATGA
- a CDS encoding prepilin peptidase, whose protein sequence is GCCLYASITDLKERRIRNFCSLGLLYCGFILQVIFWLQGWIPLFYLISVTLGGAVLAYLSYIFNFFAPGDAKLFWAVCVALPPLLFKSPKGYMFAPIVLLLVIGVYQAIIFWAHSKGVEILVLLLGTLAYLVTFFHPNRHLCGYLCAHEVSDLLLDEFSTRGRGGNKGYEGRDYCQP, encoded by the coding sequence CGGCTGTTGTCTTTATGCCAGTATCACCGATTTAAAGGAGCGGAGGATTAGGAACTTCTGCAGCCTTGGGTTGCTCTATTGCGGATTCATACTGCAGGTGATCTTCTGGCTTCAAGGTTGGATTCCGCTCTTCTATCTCATATCGGTGACGCTCGGCGGAGCTGTCCTGGCCTATCTGTCCTACATTTTTAACTTCTTCGCCCCTGGGGATGCGAAGTTGTTCTGGGCTGTTTGTGTCGCTTTGCCTCCTCTCCTTTTCAAATCGCCGAAGGGCTATATGTTTGCCCCTATCGTGTTGCTACTGGTTATCGGGGTTTATCAGGCGATCATCTTCTGGGCGCACTCCAAAGGGGTTGAAATTCTCGTCCTCCTCTTGGGAACCCTGGCATATCTTGTCACCTTTTTTCATCCTAATCGGCATCTATGTGGGTATCTATGCGCTCATGAGGTCTCTGATCTTCTCCTTGACGAATTCAGCACTCGTGGAAGGGGTGGGAATAAGGGATATGAAGGCAGAGATTACTGTCAACCGTGA